The Pandoraea apista genomic interval GCTGGTGCAGCATGGGCCGGTTGTGTCCAGCAACCGTGCGCGGGTTCTGGTGCTGGTGCCGACGCGAGAACTCGCCGAACAAGTGCTGCAAAGCTTCATCGAGTACGGCAAAGGCCTCGACTTGCGATTTCTGGCCGCCTACGGCGGTGTGAGCATCAATCCCCAGATGATGAAGTTGCGCAAAGGCGTGGATGTGCTTGTTGCCACGCCGGGCCGTTTGCTCGACCTCAATCGCCAGAACGCCGTACAGTTCGATCAGATTCAGACGCTGGTGCTCGACGAGGCCGACCGCATGCTGGATCTGGGGTTTGCGCGCGAACTCAATGCTGTCTTCGCTGCGCTGCCTGCAAAGCGTCAGACCCTGCTGTTCTCTGCCACGTTTTCCGACGATATCCGCGCCATGGCCGCGAGCATTCTGCGCCAGCCGGTCGATATCAGCGTGAGCCAGCCTAACGCCACGGCCAGCAAGGTCAAGCAGTGGGTGGTGCCGGTGGACAAGAAGAACAAGCCCGATCTCTTCATGCATCTGGTGGCGCAAAACCGCTGGGAGCATGCCCTGGTGTTCGTCAAGACACGCAATGGCGTGGATTACCTGGCGGCCATACTGGATGAAGCGGGCTATGCGGTCGACACCATTCACGGGGACAAACCGCAACCCGCACGCTTGCGCGCGCTGGAGCGCTTCAAAACGGGCGAAGTCTCCATGCTGGTCGCCACGGATGTGGCGGCGCGAGGGCTGGATATCGACGACCTGCCGCTAGTGATCAACGTTGATCTGCCGATCGTGGCGCAAGACTACGTGCATCGTATCGGGCGCACAGGCCGCGCGGGCGCCAGCGGGGTGGCGGTGTCGCTCGTGTGTGCCGATGAGGCGCCGCAATTGGCCGCGATCGAAGCGCTGATCCGGCAAACGTTGCCACGAGAAGAAGAGCCGGGTTTTGAAGCCGAACACCGCGTGCCGCAAACCAGCGAGACCGGCCAAATCATCAAGAAGCCCAAAAAACCGAAGAAACCCAAAGGGGTGCAAGCGGCACCGGGCGCCGCACCGGTGCCCGCCAAGAAGCCGCGTTCGCAAACCGGCGACAACAAACGAAAGCCTGTAACGCGGGGCGCCACGGGTGCGGGGAAAGGCGCGAGTGTGTCTGGTGGTAACCCGTTTGGCGCGCAAAAGCCACGCAGCAAATCCGCCGGCAAGCCCGCAACGGGTTCACGTAAGCCTGCGGGAAAGTCTACTGGCGGGCGTAGCAAACGCCAGCCCTGATCGATAGGTCGACAGGTCGACAGGTCGACAGGTCGATACGAACCGATGCGAACGAGCAAGCTTGGCGCTGGGCCCGTTCACCGGCGCGGCCTCGTCAAGACCGCAATCGACCTTCAGCGCGACATGGGCAGACCGGCCGTGGGCTTCGGTTGTGCGGCCGGCTTCGCGGGGGCGGCGAGCGGCGGCGGATCGATGACCTTAAAAGGTCCCGCCCGGCCGGGAAGCTTGACCAGATCGAGTTCGTCGACGTCCTCATGCAGGATGCGGCGGATTTCGAGAATCGCTTGCGGGGTTTCCTGCACGCTGTGGCCCGACACGATCACGCGTTCCGACTGCGCGCCCGCCAGATGGGCACTCGTGTAAGGCACCACGCCGTCGCTGGATTCCTCCAGCGGCCCTTGGGGGTTGCGTCGCGCAATGATCGAGTGGTATTGCACGGCCGGCGAGATCTTCAGCCTGGCGGCCGTCACCACATAGGGATCGGTATCCCGCAACTGGTCGACACTGTTCGGCACATAGCGCGTCTTGCCTTCTGACGGATCGTCTTCGGAACCCGTTGCGAAATGCAGCACGTCGTCGATACCCGAGAGTAGGGTGACAGGCAGCTTGATGAGGTTGGAAACCCAGCGTCCCAGCCGGTTACGTGCGAAGGGCGTGCCACGGTGCGGTGCGGCGATGAAAATGGCACGTTCGAACTGCGGCACCGGCTTGAAGTGGAACAACGGATCGAGCCGGTCGCGAGCGCGTTCGATCTGCCCCTCGTCGAGGTGGTAGTCGTTCTGAAACGCGGACCACAGCTCATCGTCCGCACTCGACACCATCAACCGGGCAATCACCCCGCCCATGCTGTGCCCGATGACCACAGCGTCGTGCGACGCGGCAGACTGTCCGTCCGGATCGAAATGACTCAGCGTGGCCTCGAACGCATTGCGGATCGCCATCGCATTGACGAGAATCGGCGAATTCGTCGGGTAATACACCTGCCAGATCTGAAAATGCGCTCGAAGTGTGGCGTCGCCCTGAATCTCGTTGGCCAGATTGACCCATGCCTCCGGGCTGCTCGCCAGTCCATGCAGCATCAAAATGACGCGGCGTCCCGGATCGAACGGCTGCATCAGGTAGATATGCGGGCGCACTATCCCCCGGTCACGGCCGAACAAGGTGCGTAACGATTGCTCGGCAAAGCCCGAACGCGCGAGCCACAGCCCGTATCCGGCGGTGAAGTTGCCCGCGAGCGGCACCGTCTGATGGTTCAGCTCGACCGACGACTGCCGGTAAGGATCGTAGACAACGAGCGTGGCGACATGCGTGGTCAGGATTTCGTCGAGCGTGATGCCGTCGAAACGCAGCAACAACGTGAGCGACGGCGAGGGCATTTCGCTATATACCGGCCCTGCATTGGGATCGAGGGCCCGGCGGAAGTCTCGCGACGCGCGGCTCTCGCGATGGTTGCGCGCGCCACGGCTCTGTTCGTCGGGTGCCGAATAAACATTGTCGTTATCGGGGCCGGTCGAGGCGTCGCCGCGCGGGGCCGGGGTGCGGCTCACCGACGATAGCGCGTCGGCGGCCGATTTGTCGTCGAGCACGGCCACCAGTTCCGCGCCGAAACCATCACGACGATACGGACTGCGCAGGCCCGCGAACGATAAAGTGGATGCGGGCAACACCTCGCGCGGCTGGATGAGTTCGCCGCCGAAGCGCACGCTGCTGGCGTCGACGGGCAGCGTCCATCCGGCGATCTCGTCGTTCCCCGTTTGCTGTACGCGCCGGAAGAGCGCGACGGAGAACGTTTGCACCGCGTAGTTATAGTAGTCGCGCACCTGCGTCTGGCGGTCTTCGAAGGCTCGCTCGCTCGACGGCCGGTCGCCGTAGAAGAGATAGGCATACGCATAGCGCGCCGAGCGCAGCCAGAGATCGAACTGCGCGTCGTTCCACTGCTTTTCGCCCGTGGGCGTCTGGGCAATGGCAAGCTGCATCGACATCTCGGCCATGGCAGCCAGACGCCGGTCGACGTCGATTTCCTTGGCGCGGCCGAGGGCATCGATACAGTCGAGTGATGGCTTGGCGCAGATTGTTCCGTCGAGGCCCGCGACACGGATCACATCGCCGGTCGACGTGCTGAGCTTACCCGTGGACAGAATGTCGCCGCGCTTCATGGCGATGTACTGCTCGGGACCGAGCGAACGCACTGCGACCATGGCGCAGCCCGACAGGCCCGCCAGCCATGTGGCGGCGGCGAGCATCGCGGCTTGTCGGAGTCGGCGTGGACAGGGGCAGAAGGTACGCAAGGGCGCGAGGACTGCCGCACGCGTCATGGCGTCACCTTCGGATCGTCGCCGGGCACGCCTTGGCGTATCAGCGTCGAGAAGTCGGGCGAGTCGCCTGCGGCCAACGCGCGGGCGACGAAGTTGCCGCGTTCATACAGTTGCGCGTAGGTGAAGCCCGGTGTGAGACCGCCCTGATCGTAGGCGTATTCGGCGAAGTAACCGGATAGCAGCAGACGATAGTCGAGGGGCAGGCCCGGCGCGATGATGCGTGCCAGTTCGAACACAATGGTGGTGCAATTACTCGTGAGCGTGTTGTACCAGGCGGGCTCGCGCCGCAGTTCGCGTGCCCGTTCCAGATAGCCGAGAAACACCTCGCGCAGTGCTTTGGGCGGGATATTGAGGCGATACAGATAAACCGTTTCACCGCGCACGTTGCTACGCACGCGCAGAATGTCACGCTCGTCGGCAGCGACCAGCGTGGCTTCGAAGTCCTTGAAGAAGCCGCCGATCGCCGAGAACTTCTGGCCCTGCTTTTTGCGAATCTCGATGGAGAACACGATGCGCTTGCCGTCTGAAAACCCGAACGACACCAGCGTATGGGCGATGGCGGGACCCATCCAGTAAGACAGCACGAGATCGGCACTCACGAGCTTGTCGAGATCGTATTCTCTTGTCTCCCACCGCGGTGTGAAGTCGGTCTCGGTGCGCCATTCGAAGTTGCGCACGTTGTGCAGCGTGATGCGCGAGCCGTTCTGCTGTGGGTCGAGTAGTTGGGCGACGTCGGCGGCCCAGTCGCGGTCGTTGGAGGGTAATAGCGTGTGCCACCAGCCCAGCAACAAGACCATGGCGATCAGAAAGCCGAGCGGCCAGCCCCGGAGCGGTGCACCGGCACGCACGCGCAACAAGGCGACGATTGCCACGACGCTCAGTACGACCCACAGGGCAATAACGAGATACCGGACGAGCGCCGGACCGGGGCAGCGGTAGGCAAGGGCCATGGCCCCCCACGCGCACGCGCCCAGCACAACGAGCGCAAGAAACGAGCGCAGCACGTAGACGTACCACGCGATGTGAGAGCCGGCGAGCGCGTCGCCGGCATGAGATTGCAGTTGCACCATGATTCGCAGAATTCAGACGTCATGCGTTGCTGTGCCGGAGGGGGGCGCTAACGGATCGCCCGGCCCAACGGGCCCATACGCAGAACACAAGACAAGCCGTGACGGCGGCGATAGTGGCAATAGCGGCAATAGGCAACGCAGTCACAGCCCGCAGGCGGCCGATTGACTGCCTTGCCAGCCGCTCGGCTCAGCCGGCGCGGCGCACTACCCGTATTTCAAGTCCAGCGCCGAAGAATACCAGCAGACCGGCCCTCCAGCACTGCTAAGCACTCATGGGCGTGCTGCGACGCCGAGCCGACTAGGCTCTGCAACAACGGCTTATCGATGACACGCAGCCGCAGGGCAGGCATTGGCCGTGCCCGTCATGGCATCATTTTTTCGCATCCACGGCTTGCGAAAGTTGCGTATCCGACCAGCCACCGCCGAGATCGCCGATGAGTGCCGTCGCGGCAAGCAGTCGCGATTCCTGCACGTTCAGGGCGTTTTGCTGCGTGTTGAGCTGTGTGGTTTGTGCCGTGACAACCGTGGTGTAGTCCACAATGCCCGCCTGATATTCGTTCATTGCGATGCGAGCGCCGTCGGTCGCGTCGCGAACCGCCGCCTCAAGCGCCTGCGCCTGCTGCTCCAGAATGCGCAGCGACGCCAGATCGTTCTCCACTCCCTGCAACGCGCTCAGCACCGTCCCCCGGTAGTTGGCGACCGCGCCGTCGAAAGCCGCCCGGGCCGCGTCGACCTTGGCGCTGCGCGCACCGCCGTCGAAGATCGTTTCGCTCGCACTCGCGCCAAGCGCCCATACGTAGTTCGCGATCTTGAACAGCCCCGCGACCGGGGCGGCCGAGAAGCCGTCGGAGAGCGACAGTGTGATGTTCGGGTAGTACGCGGCGACGGCGACCCCGATGGCCGCATTTTGCGCCGCCATCTGGCGCTCCGCCACTGCAATGTCTGGCCGGCGTTGCAGGAGTGTCGACGGCAAGCCGATGGGCACGTCGGGCTGCACTGGCACCGAAGTGCTGTGCGGGATCGTGAGCGATTCGGGATTACGCCCAACCAGCACGGCAATCGCATGGGCGTACTGCGCGCGCGATACGCCAAGGGCGATGAGGCTCGCTTTGGCGTTCTCCAACTGTGTGCGAGCGGTGATCAGGTTGGAGGGAGGCACGGTTCCTGCGCGATCCTGATCGGCCACCACGCGCAAATATTCGGTATAAGCGCTGACCGTCTGGGTAAGCAGATCGATGTTGGCATCGGTGATGCGCAGGTCGATGACCGCGTTGGCGAGCGCAATCTGTTCGGAGAGGGTGGCGTTCGCCAGCGTGGCCTCGCTGGCCTGCGCCGTGGCACTGCTCTGCTCGATGGAGCGTCTCACCTGACCCCAGATATCGGGCGCCCAACTGGCGGTACCCTCGGCCGACGCCGAGTTGACGATGGTGGCGCCGCTGCGCGACGCGAGTGCCGCCGACGTGCTCGCGCCGCCACTGCTACCACGCGAGCGGTTGCCCGAGGCGTCGACACCCAGCGTGGGAAAGAGGCCCGCGCGCGCCTGCCGCACCTCGGCCAGCGCCTGTTGATAGTTGGCGTAGTTCTGACGAACCGTCTGATTCGAGACCTGCACCTGAGGCTCCAACTCGTCGAGCAACGGATCGTGGAATGCTCTCCACCACTCGCCCTTCGGCCCTTCGGCGTCGGGTCTTGCCTGCGTCCAGCCGTCGAGTTCGGTGAATTGCGTGGGCATATCGACGGCCGGGCGTTGATAGTCGGGGCCGACCGCGCATGCGCCAAGCAAGACGAGACTGGCGGCGCAGACGGCGGCGAGACGCAAGGATCGTGCGGGGCGTGGGAGAGGCTTGGGCTCGTGCGGCACCTTGCGGGTTCGGAATGGCATTCTGGGCGGTCTCATGGTCAAACCTCCGTGCCCGCGTTGCGGTTCCAGGGCAGGCGTTCGGACCAGCGCGCGACGCGTGCACGCAGCCGGTCAAGGTACAGATAGATTACCGGGGTGGTATAGAGCGTAAAGACCTGACTGAGCAGCAACCCTCCCATGACCGTGACCCCCAAGGGCTGGCGCAGCGAAGCGCCTTGTCCGATCGCGATGGCGAGCGGCACTGCGCCGAGTACGGCGGCGAATGTCGTCATCATGATCGGACGCAACCGGACGACGGCCGCCTGGTGAATTGCCTGCTTGGCCGGCATGCCCTCGTTGCGCTGCAACTGAATCGCCACGTCCACCATCATGATCCCGTTTTTCTTGACGATCCCGATGAGCAGAATGATCCCGATCATGGCGATGACGGAGAAGGGCGTGCCGAAAATGAGCAGGGCGAGCGTTGCGCCAATGCCCGCCGAAGGTAATGTAGAGAGGATGGTGAGCGGGTGAATCGTGTTTTCGTAGAGCACGCCGAGTACGATGTACACGACTCCCAGCGCGGCCAGAATCAGCAACGGCACGGTGCCCATCGATTGCGAAAAGGCTTGCGCAGCGCCCGCAAAGGCGCCGTGAATCGATGCTGGCATACCAATCGCCTGCGACGCTTCGTCGATGGCGATCTGGGCCTGACTGAGCGAGCCGCCTGCCGGCAGGTTGAACGAGACCGTAGCGGCCACCATGCCGCCCTGGTGGTTGACCTGTGTGGCGGTGTGGCGGGCCGAGAAGCTGGCAAGTGCCGTGAGGGGCACCATCGTCTCGGCGGCGGTGCTGTCCGCGCTGCCGCTGGAATTGCCGCCCCGGCTGTTGGAAATCGAGTTGGTCTGCTGATTGGCAACGGCGTTCGCGTTCTGCGAATTGGTGCCCGACGCCGCCGTCTTCACGTTCGTTCCACGCACCGTCTTGCTCGACATTTGCGTTTGCGCCGTGCCGTTGGCGTTGCCTGCCGCCGTGCTCAGGTAGATCTGGTCGAGCGAATTCGGGTATTGCCAATACTGCGGCGCGACTTCCATTACCACGAAGTACTGATTGATCGGGTTGTAGATGGTCGACACCGTACGCTGACCAAACGCGTCGTAGAGCACGTTATCGATCTGATTCGGCTGCAAATTAAAGCGTGCCGCCGTCGAGCGATGCATGTCGATGTACATCTGCAACCCGTTCTGCTGCAAGTCGGTGTTGACATCAAGCACGCTCTGCCGGTGTTTGTTCAGTTCGGCCACCAGCCTGGGCACCCATTGATAGAGCGCCTGGGCGTCGTCGCTGGTCAGCGTGTACTGGTATTCGGCGGCCGATTGGCGTCCGCCGATGCGCAAATCCTGCTGGGCTTGCAGGAAAAGCCGCGCGCCCGAGACCCCATTGAGCTTCGGTCTGAGCCGGTTGACGACGGCATCGGCTGACAGGTGCCGCTGCGCCAGCGGCTTCAGTTGAACGAATATGGTGGCCGAGTTGAGCGAGCGCCCGCCCGTAAAGCCCGCCACCGACGCGACGGCAGGATCGGTCTGCACGATGGTCTGCAACTGCTCGAGCTTTTGGCGCATTGCCGGGAACGAGATGCTCTGATCGGCCAAGATCTGCCCGATCAGAATGCCCGTGTCCTGCTCGGGGAAGAAGGTCGCGGGCAGCAGGCGGAACAGAAACAGATTGCCGACGAGTAGCGCAAGCATCACCAGGCCGACCAGCCCGGCGTGATCGAGCACGGCAGTGAGCGAGCGCGAGTAGGCGTCTCGAAAACGGTCGAACTGGCGGCCGATCCACTGCGACCAGCGTGCGCTGGAGGTCGCCGACTCGCGGGTGAGTACGTAGGCGCACAGCGTGGGGGTGACGGTCAGCGAGATCACCATCGAGATCAGAATGGCGATGGACAGTGTCACGGCGAACTCGTGGAACAGCAGCCCGACGATCCCCGGCATGAGCAGAATCGGCAGGAACACCGCGATCAGCGACAGACTCATCGACAGCACCGTGAAGCCGACTTCGCCGGCACCGATCAGCGCCGCCTCTCTGGGCGCTACCCCCAACTCCAGATGACGCACGATGTTTTCCATGACGACGACCGCGTCGTCGACCACGAAGCCGGTGCCGATGGTCAGCGCCATGAGAGAGAGATTATCGAGGCTGTATCCGAGCAGATACATTGGCCCGAAGGTGCCGACGATGGACAGCGGCAGCACGACTGCCGGAATGAGCGTCGAGCGGCCCGAGCGCAGAAAGACGAATACCACGCCGATGACGAGCAACACGGCGAGGATCAGCGTGCGCTCGGTGTCCTGTAACGACGCTTCGACCGAGACCGAGCGGTCGAGCGCCACGTTGACCTTGATGTCGTGGGGCAACGTGGCCTCCACGAGCGGCAGAATCTTGCGGATCTGGCTGACCGTCTTGACCACATTGCTGCCGGGCGACGGATACACGATGACCAGCACAGCCGGCTTGTTGTTGAACAGACCGGCATTGCGGATGTTCTCGTTGCTGTCGCGCACAAGCGCTACGTCGCGCAGCAACACGGCCGAGCCGTTGCGATAGGCGACGACCAGATCCTTGTAACCGTCGGCCTTGCTGATCTGGTCGTTGGATGTCACTTCGAAACGTTGATCGCCCTGATCCAGATGGCCTTTGGCACTGTTGGCATTGGCGGCCGAAAGCGCGGCCCGCACGTCTTCGAGCCCGATGCCGTAGCTGTTGAGCTTGCCCGGCTCCAGTTCGACCCGCACCGATGGCAGTGCGCCGCCGCCGACCGTGATCTGACCAACGCCGTCGACCTGAGAGAGTTGCTGAAGAATGATCGAGTCGGCCGAATCGTAAAGCTGCGCCGTAGTGAGCGTGGCCGAGGTCAGGGCGATCACCATGACCGGCGTGTCGGCAGGATTGAATTTGCGATAGCTCGGATTGCTGCGAAGCGTGGTCGGCAGATCGGCGCGCGACGCCTGAATCGCAGCCTCGACGTCGCGCGCCGCGCCTTCAATGTTCCGATTCAGACCGAAGACCACCGGGATCGATACCGAGCCGACGGTGCTGGTCGAGGTGAGTTCGGTGACGTCGGCAATCACGCCGAGGCGTCGCTCCAGCGGTTCGGCCACCGTGGAGGCCATGATCTCGGGGCTCGCGCCCGCCATGCTGGCCTGCACGGCGATCACCGGGAAAGCCACGTTGGGCAATGGCGCTACCGGCAGGCGCAGATAGGCGAGCATGCCGGAGAGCAGCACCGCGATCGCCAGCAACGTGGTAGCGACCGGGCGCTTGATGAAGAGCGCCGAGAGGTTCACGGCGTATCTCCGCCCGGTGGCTTATCGGTGCTGTTCTCCGGTGCCGGAGGCGTCGAAGCAGGCGGCAGGCGCCGCGCCCGGCGGGCGGCGCGGCGTTCGCGCACGCGTGCGGCAAGCCGGTCGAAGTACAGATAGATCACCGGGGTGGTGAAGAGTGTGAGCAACTGGCTGAGCGTGAGACCGCCGATGATGGCCAGCCCCAGCGGACGCCGCAGCTCGGAGCCTGTGCCCGAGCCAAGCAGCATGGGGAGTGCGCCCAGCATGGCCGCGAGCGTGGTCATCAGAATCGGCCGGAAGCGCAGCAGCGACGCCTCGAAGATGGCTTCGCGCGGCGGCTTTTGCTGCATGCGCTCGGCGTCGAGGGCAAAGTCCACCATCATGATGGCGTTCTTCTTGACGATCCCAATGAGCAGCACGATACCGATAATGCCGATGACGTCGAGGTCGCTGCCGGTCATCATCAATGCGAGCAATGCGCCAATGCCTGCCGATGGGAGCGTGGAGAGAATCGTCACTGGGTGGATGAAACTCTCATACAGCACGCCCAGCACGATATAGACCGCGACCAGCGCTGCGATCAGCAGATAGACCTCGCTCGAGAGCGAGTCTTCGAACGCCTGTGCGGCTCCCTGGAACGACGAGGCAATTGAGGCAGGCAGATGCACCGCATGTTCGGCATTGTGAATGTCCTTCACGGCGCTCGAGAGCGACGCGCCGGGCGCCAGATTGAACGACACCGTCACGGCCGGGAACTGCTGCAAATGACTGATGGCGAGGGGCGTGCGCACCACCTTGAGCGAGGCGATGGCCGAGAGCGGTACCTGTCCGCTCTCGCTCGTCTGGCTGGGCAGGTAGATCGAACCCAACGACTGGATCGTACCCAGCGCTCCGGGCTTGGCCACGAGGATCACCCGGTACTGGTTCGACTGCTCGAAGATCGTGGAGACAATGCGCTGACCCAGCGCGTCGTATAGCGCGTTGTCGATGGTCGCCGGCGTGATGCCGTAGCGCGCCGCCAGTTGGCGATTGACCTCCACCTGAATCGACAGGCCGCTGGTGTCGAGATCG includes:
- a CDS encoding DEAD/DEAH box helicase, whose protein sequence is MSFASLGLIEPLLRNLQELNYKTPTPVQAKAIPAVLGGKDVMAAAQTGTGKTAGFALPLLQRLVQHGPVVSSNRARVLVLVPTRELAEQVLQSFIEYGKGLDLRFLAAYGGVSINPQMMKLRKGVDVLVATPGRLLDLNRQNAVQFDQIQTLVLDEADRMLDLGFARELNAVFAALPAKRQTLLFSATFSDDIRAMAASILRQPVDISVSQPNATASKVKQWVVPVDKKNKPDLFMHLVAQNRWEHALVFVKTRNGVDYLAAILDEAGYAVDTIHGDKPQPARLRALERFKTGEVSMLVATDVAARGLDIDDLPLVINVDLPIVAQDYVHRIGRTGRAGASGVAVSLVCADEAPQLAAIEALIRQTLPREEEPGFEAEHRVPQTSETGQIIKKPKKPKKPKGVQAAPGAAPVPAKKPRSQTGDNKRKPVTRGATGAGKGASVSGGNPFGAQKPRSKSAGKPATGSRKPAGKSTGGRSKRQP
- a CDS encoding esterase/lipase family protein encodes the protein MLAAATWLAGLSGCAMVAVRSLGPEQYIAMKRGDILSTGKLSTSTGDVIRVAGLDGTICAKPSLDCIDALGRAKEIDVDRRLAAMAEMSMQLAIAQTPTGEKQWNDAQFDLWLRSARYAYAYLFYGDRPSSERAFEDRQTQVRDYYNYAVQTFSVALFRRVQQTGNDEIAGWTLPVDASSVRFGGELIQPREVLPASTLSFAGLRSPYRRDGFGAELVAVLDDKSAADALSSVSRTPAPRGDASTGPDNDNVYSAPDEQSRGARNHRESRASRDFRRALDPNAGPVYSEMPSPSLTLLLRFDGITLDEILTTHVATLVVYDPYRQSSVELNHQTVPLAGNFTAGYGLWLARSGFAEQSLRTLFGRDRGIVRPHIYLMQPFDPGRRVILMLHGLASSPEAWVNLANEIQGDATLRAHFQIWQVYYPTNSPILVNAMAIRNAFEATLSHFDPDGQSAASHDAVVIGHSMGGVIARLMVSSADDELWSAFQNDYHLDEGQIERARDRLDPLFHFKPVPQFERAIFIAAPHRGTPFARNRLGRWVSNLIKLPVTLLSGIDDVLHFATGSEDDPSEGKTRYVPNSVDQLRDTDPYVVTAARLKISPAVQYHSIIARRNPQGPLEESSDGVVPYTSAHLAGAQSERVIVSGHSVQETPQAILEIRRILHEDVDELDLVKLPGRAGPFKVIDPPPLAAPAKPAAQPKPTAGLPMSR
- a CDS encoding DUF4105 domain-containing protein — translated: MVQLQSHAGDALAGSHIAWYVYVLRSFLALVVLGACAWGAMALAYRCPGPALVRYLVIALWVVLSVVAIVALLRVRAGAPLRGWPLGFLIAMVLLLGWWHTLLPSNDRDWAADVAQLLDPQQNGSRITLHNVRNFEWRTETDFTPRWETREYDLDKLVSADLVLSYWMGPAIAHTLVSFGFSDGKRIVFSIEIRKKQGQKFSAIGGFFKDFEATLVAADERDILRVRSNVRGETVYLYRLNIPPKALREVFLGYLERARELRREPAWYNTLTSNCTTIVFELARIIAPGLPLDYRLLLSGYFAEYAYDQGGLTPGFTYAQLYERGNFVARALAAGDSPDFSTLIRQGVPGDDPKVTP
- a CDS encoding efflux transporter outer membrane subunit, which gives rise to MPFRTRKVPHEPKPLPRPARSLRLAAVCAASLVLLGACAVGPDYQRPAVDMPTQFTELDGWTQARPDAEGPKGEWWRAFHDPLLDELEPQVQVSNQTVRQNYANYQQALAEVRQARAGLFPTLGVDASGNRSRGSSGGASTSAALASRSGATIVNSASAEGTASWAPDIWGQVRRSIEQSSATAQASEATLANATLSEQIALANAVIDLRITDANIDLLTQTVSAYTEYLRVVADQDRAGTVPPSNLITARTQLENAKASLIALGVSRAQYAHAIAVLVGRNPESLTIPHSTSVPVQPDVPIGLPSTLLQRRPDIAVAERQMAAQNAAIGVAVAAYYPNITLSLSDGFSAAPVAGLFKIANYVWALGASASETIFDGGARSAKVDAARAAFDGAVANYRGTVLSALQGVENDLASLRILEQQAQALEAAVRDATDGARIAMNEYQAGIVDYTTVVTAQTTQLNTQQNALNVQESRLLAATALIGDLGGGWSDTQLSQAVDAKK
- a CDS encoding efflux RND transporter permease subunit translates to MNLSALFIKRPVATTLLAIAVLLSGMLAYLRLPVAPLPNVAFPVIAVQASMAGASPEIMASTVAEPLERRLGVIADVTELTSTSTVGSVSIPVVFGLNRNIEGAARDVEAAIQASRADLPTTLRSNPSYRKFNPADTPVMVIALTSATLTTAQLYDSADSIILQQLSQVDGVGQITVGGGALPSVRVELEPGKLNSYGIGLEDVRAALSAANANSAKGHLDQGDQRFEVTSNDQISKADGYKDLVVAYRNGSAVLLRDVALVRDSNENIRNAGLFNNKPAVLVIVYPSPGSNVVKTVSQIRKILPLVEATLPHDIKVNVALDRSVSVEASLQDTERTLILAVLLVIGVVFVFLRSGRSTLIPAVVLPLSIVGTFGPMYLLGYSLDNLSLMALTIGTGFVVDDAVVVMENIVRHLELGVAPREAALIGAGEVGFTVLSMSLSLIAVFLPILLMPGIVGLLFHEFAVTLSIAILISMVISLTVTPTLCAYVLTRESATSSARWSQWIGRQFDRFRDAYSRSLTAVLDHAGLVGLVMLALLVGNLFLFRLLPATFFPEQDTGILIGQILADQSISFPAMRQKLEQLQTIVQTDPAVASVAGFTGGRSLNSATIFVQLKPLAQRHLSADAVVNRLRPKLNGVSGARLFLQAQQDLRIGGRQSAAEYQYTLTSDDAQALYQWVPRLVAELNKHRQSVLDVNTDLQQNGLQMYIDMHRSTAARFNLQPNQIDNVLYDAFGQRTVSTIYNPINQYFVVMEVAPQYWQYPNSLDQIYLSTAAGNANGTAQTQMSSKTVRGTNVKTAASGTNSQNANAVANQQTNSISNSRGGNSSGSADSTAAETMVPLTALASFSARHTATQVNHQGGMVAATVSFNLPAGGSLSQAQIAIDEASQAIGMPASIHGAFAGAAQAFSQSMGTVPLLILAALGVVYIVLGVLYENTIHPLTILSTLPSAGIGATLALLIFGTPFSVIAMIGIILLIGIVKKNGIMMVDVAIQLQRNEGMPAKQAIHQAAVVRLRPIMMTTFAAVLGAVPLAIAIGQGASLRQPLGVTVMGGLLLSQVFTLYTTPVIYLYLDRLRARVARWSERLPWNRNAGTEV